Proteins from a single region of Candidatus Scalindua japonica:
- a CDS encoding response regulator has product MSRKILIVDDEENLRMLLKESLEEFEDKGVELLVAENGSVAIDVINREEPELVILDVMMPGIDGFSVCNTIKNELGLKDVYVLMLSADGQEVNKQRGKDAGSDGFMTKPFDPYDIANKVSEIIGIDL; this is encoded by the coding sequence ATGTCAAGAAAAATATTGATAGTAGATGATGAAGAAAATTTGAGGATGCTTCTGAAAGAGTCCCTTGAGGAATTTGAGGATAAAGGGGTTGAGTTGCTTGTTGCGGAAAATGGAAGTGTTGCTATTGATGTGATTAATAGAGAGGAGCCGGAACTTGTTATCCTTGATGTGATGATGCCGGGAATAGATGGGTTCAGTGTTTGTAATACCATTAAAAATGAACTTGGGCTCAAAGATGTTTACGTCCTGATGCTATCTGCAGATGGTCAGGAGGTTAATAAGCAGAGGGGTAAGGATGCTGGCAGTGACGGTTTTATGACAAAACCCTTCGACCCTTATGATATTGCTAATAAAGTTAGTGAAATTATAGGTATAGATTTATAA